A single window of Gossypium arboreum isolate Shixiya-1 chromosome 13, ASM2569848v2, whole genome shotgun sequence DNA harbors:
- the LOC108461873 gene encoding binding partner of ACD11 1-like, whose translation MATQSVKVGNVSLGASEKDLKEFFSFSGEIAYVEMNGDNEQSQVAYITFKDSKGAETAVLLSGATIVDQSVTIELAPDYKPPASATLATENKGSANAESAVQKAEDVVSDMLARGFILGKDALNKAKTFDEKHGLTSTATATVASLDQKIGFTEKINVGTTIMNEKVREMDQKYQVSEKTKSALTAAEQTVSNASSALMKNQYVLTGATWAMGAFNKVAKAAGDVGQKTREKVLAEEQAKNPEGNAQVNEADSVKAAEPAKGGEQPSNPSSTQDKVVGEQQAQKPEGNAEIKEAESIEVVDPTVGEQSSKP comes from the exons ATGGCG ACCCAATCTGTGAAAGTGGGAAACGTTTCCTTGGGTGCATCTGAGAAAGATCTCAAGGAGTTCTTCTCCTTCTCCGGTGAAATTGCATATGTTGAAATGAATGG TGATAATGAACAATCTCAAGTTGCATATATTACTTTCAAGGACTCAAAGGGGGCAGAGACTGCTGTTCTTCTTTCG GGGGCAACAATTGTTGATCAGTCTGTTACCATAGAATTAGCTCCTGATTACAAGCCACCCGCTTCTGCAACACTT GCAACAGAGAACAAAGGTTCTGCCAATGCTGAATCTGCTGTTCAGAAAGCAGAAGATGTTGTAAGTGACATGCTTGCCAGAGGATTTATTCTCGGCAAAGATGCATTGAACAAAGCAAAAACCTTTGATGAGAAGCATGGGCTGACATCAACTGCTACTGCCACAGTTGCTTCTCTGGACCAGAAGATTGGTTTCACTGAGAAAATCAATGTTGGCACAACCATTATGAATGAAAAAGTGAGGGAAATGGACCAGAAGTATCAGGTTTCCGAGAAGACCAAGTCGGCCTTGACAGCTGCTGAGCAGACGGTGAGCAATGCCAGTTCTGCTCTCATGAAGAATCAGTATGTTTTAACGGGAGCCACTTGGGCTATGGGTGCTTTCAACAAGGTTGCTAAGGCTGCGGGCGATGTGGGGCAGAAGACGAGAGAAAAAGTTTTGGCCGAGGAACAAGCGAAGAATCCAGAGGGAAATGCACAGGTTAATGAAGCTGATTCTGTCAAAGCTGCTGAGCCTGCTAAAGGAGGTGAGCAACCTTCCAATCCCTCATCTACACAAGATAAAGTTGTGGGTGAGCAACAAGCTCAGAAACCAGAGGGGAATGCAGAGATTAAAGAAGCTGAATCTATCGAAGTTGTTGACCCTACTGTAGGAGAGCAATCTTCCAAGCCCTAA